In Paenibacillus larvae subsp. larvae, the following proteins share a genomic window:
- a CDS encoding ribonuclease domain-containing protein: MKVWKTVLFVLLSLFLLAGCGLSEKKTEPANSLTSFEDVANYLKAHNKLPDNFITKNEAKKLGWDPQKGNLQNVAPGKSIGGDIYQNREGKLPNKKGRVLHEADINYKSGHRGKDRIVFSNDGLIYKTEDHYETFQQMK, translated from the coding sequence TTGAAAGTCTGGAAAACTGTATTGTTTGTATTATTAAGTTTGTTTCTTCTCGCTGGTTGCGGCTTATCTGAAAAAAAGACGGAACCAGCAAATAGCCTGACCAGTTTCGAAGATGTGGCAAATTATCTAAAGGCCCATAACAAATTGCCGGATAATTTCATTACAAAAAATGAAGCTAAAAAACTGGGCTGGGACCCCCAGAAAGGAAACTTGCAGAATGTTGCTCCAGGAAAAAGCATTGGGGGTGATATTTATCAAAATCGTGAAGGAAAATTACCTAACAAAAAAGGAAGAGTCTTACATGAAGCGGATATCAATTATAAATCAGGCCACCGGGGTAAGGACAGAATTGTATTTTCAAATGATGGTTTAATTTACAAGACGGAAGACCATTACGAAACATTTCAACAAATGAAATGA
- a CDS encoding barstar family protein, translating to MHDILLDGRKIGNLGQLHTVLKEALELPDYYGNNLDALWDCLTGYVAMPLTIRWVHFQESEKKLGDHSRLLLQLFRDAEEELEGFQLLLE from the coding sequence TTGCACGATATTTTATTAGATGGCAGGAAAATCGGTAACCTTGGACAACTGCATACTGTTTTGAAAGAAGCATTGGAGTTGCCCGATTATTATGGGAATAATCTTGACGCATTATGGGATTGTCTTACAGGATATGTTGCCATGCCGCTTACTATTCGGTGGGTACATTTTCAAGAAAGTGAAAAAAAGCTTGGGGATCATAGCCGGCTTTTACTTCAGCTTTTTCGGGATGCAGAAGAAGAACTGGAAGGTTTTCAACTGCTGCTTGAATAA
- a CDS encoding oligosaccharide flippase family protein translates to MQLPSFIKQTALRTSVIFLVKIIGFTVRIPLFRILGSEGTGIYQIVYSVYGFVLTLLTGGFPTSLALTTAKNKQRGRRLFKGLVIPFLVFGGISSLICYALAPKPPVCSGIVN, encoded by the coding sequence ATGCAACTTCCTTCCTTTATTAAACAAACGGCGTTACGAACAAGTGTAATTTTTCTTGTTAAAATCATTGGCTTCACAGTTCGCATCCCCTTGTTCCGGATACTGGGTTCTGAAGGAACAGGGATTTACCAAATTGTTTATTCCGTTTACGGATTTGTGCTAACGTTACTTACCGGTGGTTTCCCAACATCATTAGCACTAACCACTGCCAAAAATAAACAGCGCGGCCGGCGACTATTCAAAGGTTTGGTTATACCTTTTTTAGTTTTTGGCGGAATTTCAAGTTTGATTTGCTATGCATTAGCCCCCAAACCGCCCGTTTGCTCGGGGATAGTCAATTAG
- a CDS encoding oligosaccharide flippase family protein, whose translation MLCISPQTARLLGDSQLEFPIRCLAPALLVVPLLQLFRGFLQGIEFYGYIAASELIEQTVRVSTMLLFVLLWINYGTHAAAGGAVFGACTGAIAALWFLWLTIYKKGLMNGISENSNRPSFIVGSGILLLLKTSFAISLTRLIMPAADFLDALIIPNRLQESGLNQSDAISIYGEIFGMASIIVYMPTILTAALSYTIAAKLAADWQNNNKDSFVERSRLSIEIGWLSGIASMLFFFFHADELSVFIFGNSSAAKAIRFMAFAPLIAGIRELITTVLWASDFKRAPLTGLILGLICSTVLGYYLTAIPGFGYAGAAISVLVLELTALLWNVAVLQKRCKGAFPVLLLSADLLLLVTIGFLCTKQEFSILHNGILGSIRSFENILIFTGCIILYILIRFWRITKRRNEI comes from the coding sequence TTGCTATGCATTAGCCCCCAAACCGCCCGTTTGCTCGGGGATAGTCAATTAGAGTTTCCTATCCGCTGTTTAGCGCCAGCACTTTTGGTTGTACCGCTGCTTCAATTATTCCGCGGTTTTCTTCAAGGCATCGAATTTTACGGGTATATAGCCGCTTCTGAATTAATTGAACAAACTGTCAGGGTAAGTACCATGCTTTTATTTGTTCTATTATGGATCAATTATGGCACCCACGCTGCGGCAGGGGGAGCTGTTTTTGGTGCTTGCACGGGGGCTATTGCTGCTTTATGGTTTCTTTGGCTCACGATATACAAGAAAGGATTGATGAACGGCATTTCTGAAAATTCAAACCGCCCATCCTTCATAGTTGGATCAGGGATCCTATTATTACTGAAAACATCATTTGCTATCAGTTTAACACGGTTAATTATGCCGGCAGCCGATTTTCTCGATGCACTAATCATACCAAACAGGTTACAGGAATCTGGCCTGAACCAATCAGATGCCATTTCTATTTATGGGGAAATATTCGGAATGGCATCAATTATCGTATATATGCCTACTATTTTAACGGCAGCATTATCCTATACGATTGCTGCAAAATTGGCAGCAGACTGGCAGAACAATAATAAGGACAGCTTTGTTGAACGCTCCAGATTATCCATAGAAATCGGTTGGCTTAGCGGCATTGCTTCCATGTTATTTTTCTTTTTTCACGCTGATGAGCTTTCTGTGTTCATTTTCGGTAATAGCTCAGCCGCCAAAGCAATCCGTTTTATGGCCTTTGCTCCTTTGATTGCGGGTATACGGGAATTAATCACAACCGTCCTTTGGGCATCCGATTTCAAAAGAGCCCCTCTTACAGGATTAATACTTGGCCTTATTTGTTCGACTGTTTTGGGTTATTATTTAACGGCTATTCCGGGATTCGGTTATGCGGGTGCCGCGATAAGCGTACTTGTTTTGGAATTAACGGCTTTACTTTGGAATGTTGCTGTTCTACAAAAACGATGCAAAGGTGCTTTTCCTGTCCTGCTATTATCGGCTGATTTGCTTTTATTAGTAACAATAGGCTTTCTTTGTACTAAACAAGAATTTTCTATCCTGCATAACGGCATATTGGGATCAATCCGGTCTTTTGAAAATATTTTAATTTTTACCGGTTGTATTATTCTATACATACTCATCAGATTTTGGAGGATAACCAAGAGAAGAAATGAGATATAG
- the pdaA gene encoding delta-lactam-biosynthetic de-N-acetylase codes for MKRNTLLFTLMALFIFLFPLVVEAAEKENHPYHFGFKKSKNGKLPSIDQEGFKDIIQKHGAIFLGDTGQKELFLTFDNGYENGNTGKVLDVLKEKRVQAVFFVTGHFVKDQPDLVKRMVDEGHLVGNHSWSHPDMTQISTDKIRDELDRVKQEVTSLTGQKEMHFLRPPRGIFSDRILAASRELGYTNVFWSLAYKDWDIRDQKGWNYAYKKVMDQLHPGAVILLHSVSKDNKEALGRIIDNARKQGYEFKRLDKLTSKNY; via the coding sequence ATGAAACGGAATACCTTGCTTTTTACATTAATGGCGCTATTCATTTTCCTGTTTCCTTTAGTTGTGGAAGCCGCTGAAAAAGAAAATCATCCGTACCATTTTGGATTCAAAAAAAGCAAAAATGGCAAACTTCCTTCTATTGACCAGGAGGGATTTAAAGATATTATCCAGAAACATGGAGCTATTTTTTTGGGGGACACAGGCCAAAAGGAACTTTTTCTTACATTCGACAACGGTTATGAAAATGGAAATACAGGCAAAGTTTTAGATGTTTTAAAGGAAAAAAGGGTTCAAGCAGTCTTCTTTGTTACCGGGCATTTTGTAAAAGACCAGCCGGATTTAGTGAAACGAATGGTTGATGAAGGCCACCTTGTAGGTAATCATTCGTGGAGCCATCCCGATATGACCCAAATTTCCACTGATAAAATAAGGGATGAGCTTGATAGAGTTAAGCAGGAAGTCACAAGTTTAACGGGACAAAAAGAGATGCATTTTTTGCGTCCGCCAAGAGGGATATTTAGCGACCGGATACTGGCAGCCAGCAGGGAATTGGGGTATACCAACGTCTTTTGGTCCCTTGCCTATAAAGATTGGGATATAAGAGATCAAAAAGGATGGAACTATGCATACAAAAAGGTCATGGATCAACTTCACCCGGGTGCGGTCATTTTGCTTCATTCGGTTTCTAAGGATAACAAAGAGGCTCTGGGCAGAATCATTGACAATGCAAGAAAACAAGGGTATGAATTTAAAAGGCTGGATAAATTGACATCAAAAAATTACTGA
- the gpmA gene encoding 2,3-diphosphoglycerate-dependent phosphoglycerate mutase produces MIKLVLIRHGQSIWNLENRFTGWTDVDLSPNGLNEAREAGIILRKNGFSFDIAYTSVLKRAIRTLWICLHELDLVWIPVHKTWRLNERHYGALQGLNKAETAKKYGEDQVRLWRRSTNVRPPALTKNDERYEAAHPKYKGLKEGEFPLTENLEDTERRVLFYWDEEIAPNLKKGKKVIISAHGNTLRALVQYLDDRSPDGIASLNIPTGIPLVYELDDHLKPVRHYYLNREGEIPEGEIPKHME; encoded by the coding sequence TTGATCAAACTTGTATTGATTCGTCATGGACAAAGCATATGGAATCTTGAAAATAGGTTTACCGGATGGACAGATGTAGACCTGTCCCCCAATGGACTCAACGAAGCGAGAGAAGCGGGAATCATTTTAAGAAAAAACGGATTTTCATTTGATATTGCTTACACATCTGTTTTAAAAAGGGCCATTCGAACATTGTGGATTTGCCTTCATGAATTGGATCTTGTATGGATTCCGGTCCACAAAACATGGCGTTTAAATGAAAGGCATTATGGGGCCCTTCAAGGGTTAAACAAAGCAGAAACAGCAAAAAAATATGGAGAAGACCAGGTCCGGTTATGGAGAAGATCAACAAATGTCCGCCCTCCAGCCCTTACAAAAAATGATGAAAGATACGAAGCTGCTCATCCAAAATATAAAGGATTAAAGGAAGGGGAATTTCCTCTTACGGAAAATCTCGAAGATACAGAACGAAGAGTTTTGTTTTATTGGGATGAAGAAATTGCGCCAAACTTGAAAAAAGGAAAAAAAGTGATCATCTCAGCTCATGGCAATACACTACGGGCACTTGTTCAATACTTGGATGATAGATCGCCTGACGGTATAGCAAGCTTAAATATTCCAACCGGTATACCCCTAGTTTATGAATTAGATGATCATTTAAAACCGGTTCGTCACTATTACTTGAATAGAGAGGGGGAAATTCCTGAAGGGGAGATTCCGAAGCATATGGAATAA
- a CDS encoding cation diffusion facilitator family transporter yields MNNLSSLLALWISLISNVVLTALKIVVGYLFNSQVLIADGIHNAGDVIATFAALTSSMVSKKPADADHPYGHGKAEVIASAIVAIILAMAAVLMVFKSVEVLFEPAAEASIIALIAAFISLIWKQGLYIYCIRLGKTQRSKSLTATANDHLADVYASTAAVAGIGATLIGERYGIPFTQYGDPIAGMIVSYFVLKLAYEMGKESIGILMEKNLPSEQLIQLEDIVRSIPQVKRIDRIRAREHGHYILVDIRVSISNDLTIQEGHDISRLIKNSIKNQIQDVEEVMVHLNPWYEENVTS; encoded by the coding sequence ATGAATAATTTATCTTCATTACTTGCATTATGGATTAGTCTTATAAGCAATGTAGTGCTGACTGCATTAAAAATTGTCGTTGGATATTTATTCAACAGCCAAGTGCTTATTGCTGACGGTATTCATAATGCCGGTGATGTGATTGCCACTTTCGCAGCACTAACCTCTTCAATGGTGTCGAAGAAACCTGCTGATGCAGACCATCCATACGGTCACGGTAAAGCAGAGGTCATTGCTTCAGCCATTGTTGCAATTATTCTGGCTATGGCAGCTGTTTTGATGGTCTTTAAATCTGTAGAAGTCCTATTTGAGCCGGCAGCAGAAGCCAGTATCATTGCATTAATTGCTGCGTTCATCTCCTTAATATGGAAGCAAGGCCTCTATATATATTGTATCCGTCTTGGGAAAACACAAAGAAGTAAAAGTTTGACCGCAACCGCAAACGACCATCTTGCTGATGTATATGCCTCTACTGCTGCTGTAGCAGGAATTGGTGCTACATTAATTGGTGAGCGTTATGGTATTCCCTTCACTCAATATGGAGACCCGATTGCAGGAATGATCGTGTCCTATTTTGTTCTGAAATTAGCTTATGAAATGGGAAAGGAATCTATTGGGATCCTAATGGAAAAAAATCTGCCTTCAGAACAATTGATTCAATTGGAGGATATAGTCCGATCGATCCCACAAGTTAAACGAATTGATCGAATTCGGGCAAGGGAACACGGCCATTATATTCTTGTTGATATAAGGGTGAGCATTTCGAACGATTTGACAATTCAAGAAGGCCATGACATTAGCCGCTTGATCAAGAATTCCATAAAAAATCAAATTCAGGATGTTGAAGAAGTAATGGTGCATTTAAACCCATGGTATGAAGAGAATGTAACATCTTAA